In the genome of Chloroflexota bacterium, the window CCCCGTCTACGAGGTCAACAGCAACTCGTCGTCGACCAGCGCCTGCTGGCGCGCCTCATGGAAACGACGAACGAGATCGTCCACGGTCATGCCGCGCCGTTCCTCGGCCCGCACATCGAGCGCGATCTCGCCCTGGTGAAGCATGATCGTTCGCGTGCCGAGGCGCAAGGCTTGCTGCATGTTGTGGGTCACCATCAAGGTCGTCAGGTGGTGCTCGGCCACCAGTTTCGCCGTAAGCTCCTCGATCTGCACGGCGGTGGCCGGGTCGAGCGCCGCCGTGTGCTCGTCCAGCAGCAGCACGCGCGGGCGGGCCATCGTCGCCATCAGCAGGGTCAGCGCCTGCCGCTGCCCACCCGAGAGCAGCCCGACAGGCGCTTTGAGACGGCGCTCCAGGCCAAGCCCCAGCGACTCCACCAGTGCCCCGAACTCCGCGCGCTCGCGGCTGCCCACGGCCTGGCGCAGCCCGCGAGACTGTCCGCGCCGTGCCGCCAGCGCCAGGTTCTCCTCGACGGACATGTCGGCGGCGGTGCCGTCGAGCGGATTCTGAAACACCCGGCCGACGTAGCGCGCCCGCCGATGCTCGACCGTCCGCGTGACGTCCTGATCTCCGACGATCACCCGCCCCCGCTGAGGCATCACCACCCCGGCGATGGCGTTCAGCATGGTGCTCTTACCAGCCCCGTTGGAGCCGACCACAGTGACCAGCTCGCCGTCCGGCACCGTGAAGGTCAGCCCCCGCAGCGCCTGCACCTCGTTGACGGTGCCGGCGTTGAACGTCACGACGACGCCGTCGAGCTGGATCATATGCGGGCCGGCCCGGCCACGCTGGCCGGGAGTCCTCGCGGCAGCACCAGCACCCGCAACCGCGGCACGGCCAGCGCCACCACCACGATCAGCGACGTCACAAGGCGGAGGTCGGTGGTGCTCAGGAACGGGATGAACATGGCGGCAGCCACCACCACGCGGAAGATGACCGAGCCGACGACTGCCGACAGGATCGCCATACCGATGCCGCGCGGGCGCAGCAGCGTCTCCCCGATGATGACGGCCGCTAGCCCCGACACGATCATGCCCAGGCCCATCCCCACATCAGCGTAGCCCTGGAACTGGGCCAGCAAGCCGCCGGAGAAGGCCACCAGCCCGTTCGCCAGCGCCAGCCCGACCAGCCGCATCAGGTCGGCATCGATGCCCTGGGCGCGGACCATCTTCTCGTTCTGGCCGGTCGCCCGGAGCGCCAGCCCCAGGTCGGTGTTCAGCAGCCAGTAGAGCAGCAGCCCCGCCAGCAGCGCCACGACCCCGAACACGAGGATCGCGCGGAGGTTGGCGTCGGCGAGGTACGGCCGGACGGGCGACATGACGGTCTCGACGGACAGCAGCGGCAGGTTCGCCTTGTCCTGCATCACGCGCAGATTGACGGACCACAGCCCGAGCGAGACCAGAATACCGGCCAGCAGACCGTTGATCTTGAAGTGGCTGTTGAGGACCGCTGTCGCCGCTCCGGCCACCGCGCCCGCCAGCGTTGCCACGGCCAGCGTCAGCCACGGATCCCAGCCCCGTGTCAGCAGCACGGCGGAGACCGCCGCTCCGAGCGGGAAGCTGCCGTCAACCGTCAGGTCAGGAAAGGCCAGCACGCGAAAGGTGACGAACACGCCGATGGCCGATGCGGCGAACGCCAACCCCAGCGCGACGGCCCCCAGCCAGAGATTCACGACCTACGGCTCGCGCGATCCATCGATCCCCCGTCGAATGCCCGGTGTTGACGCCCAGCTCGCATGCGGACAGCCCGAGTATCGTAGGTCGGCCAGGAGGAGCCGTCAAGCAGCCCCGATCCGTGACCAGGGCGATTGCATGTTCATTGGTGTACCCGAAGCATCAGGGAACGGGCGGTCGGGGGTTGAAACCCCCGCCTACAGTCATTCCGTCGCTGCGCGACGGAGACCGGGAACGGCAGGCACTGGTGCGACTGGAGCGTCGCGCAGCGACTGCAGGATCGTAGGCGGGGCTTTCAAGCCCCGACGCGGCGGCACGACGCGCTCAACATACGATTGCACTGGTAGCAGCATCA includes:
- a CDS encoding ABC transporter permease: MNLWLGAVALGLAFAASAIGVFVTFRVLAFPDLTVDGSFPLGAAVSAVLLTRGWDPWLTLAVATLAGAVAGAATAVLNSHFKINGLLAGILVSLGLWSVNLRVMQDKANLPLLSVETVMSPVRPYLADANLRAILVFGVVALLAGLLLYWLLNTDLGLALRATGQNEKMVRAQGIDADLMRLVGLALANGLVAFSGGLLAQFQGYADVGMGLGMIVSGLAAVIIGETLLRPRGIGMAILSAVVGSVIFRVVVAAAMFIPFLSTTDLRLVTSLIVVVALAVPRLRVLVLPRGLPASVAGPARI
- a CDS encoding ATP-binding cassette domain-containing protein, coding for MIQLDGVVVTFNAGTVNEVQALRGLTFTVPDGELVTVVGSNGAGKSTMLNAIAGVVMPQRGRVIVGDQDVTRTVEHRRARYVGRVFQNPLDGTAADMSVEENLALAARRGQSRGLRQAVGSRERAEFGALVESLGLGLERRLKAPVGLLSGGQRQALTLLMATMARPRVLLLDEHTAALDPATAVQIEELTAKLVAEHHLTTLMVTHNMQQALRLGTRTIMLHQGEIALDVRAEERRGMTVDDLVRRFHEARQQALVDDELLLTS